Proteins encoded in a region of the Vicia villosa cultivar HV-30 ecotype Madison, WI linkage group LG5, Vvil1.0, whole genome shotgun sequence genome:
- the LOC131605119 gene encoding uncharacterized protein LOC131605119: MTITLDDVAYLLHLIIRGRLLKHFCITRDVVIELMVDYLGAQLEKVVEYCSLTNGAHVKFSLLKDLYHNHLVAAVDSKTEGDDFFVQYHCWHVPFVDKSDNYVDVTYLRYFMDLDTGRIISHFHHIHGFDLDLDYTEGMSRVAMYLPHRRNQMLFEDHREIIPFDSISLYSGWLACGTDTMVMYLPKRCMRKFGYVQTIPKSPSEVAPDTIVRRDLDDIIEDWEHHMAQQDYRLMQASSS, translated from the exons ATGACGATCACTCTAGATGACGTCGCCTACCTGCTACACCTTATTATCCGAGGGAGACTCCTTAAACACTTCTGCATCACTCGTGATGTTGTCATTGAGTTGATGGTTGACTATTTGGGTGCTCAACTAGAAAAAGTAGTTGAGTATTGTTCCTTAACTAATGGGGCACATGTGAAGTTCTCATTATTGAAGGACCTTTATCACAACCACCTTGTTGCGGCAGTTGATTCCAAGACTGAGGGCGACGACTTCTTTGTTCAGTATCACT GTTGGCACGTCccttttgtggacaaaagtgatAACTATGTGGATGTAACATACCTTCGGTACTTCATGGATTTGGATACG GGAAGGATCATTTCTCACTTCCACCACATTCATGGTTTTGATCTTGATCTTGACTATACGGAGGGGATGTCGAGGGTTGCCATGTATCTTCCACACAGAAGGAATCAG ATGTTGTTCGAGGATCACAGGGAGATTATCCCATTCGACTCCATCTCTTTGTACTCTGGGTGGCTGGCATGTGGAACCGACACTATGGTCATGTATCTGCCGAAGCGATGCATGCGGAAGTTTGGCTATGTCCAGACCATACCCAAATCTCCATCTGAGGTTGCTCCCGACACCATTGTCCGTCGGGATCTCGACGACATcattgaggattgggagcatcatatGGCGCAACAAGACTATCGGTTGATGCAAGCATCTAGTAGTTAG